The following proteins are co-located in the Tiliqua scincoides isolate rTilSci1 chromosome 8, rTilSci1.hap2, whole genome shotgun sequence genome:
- the TNFAIP1 gene encoding BTB/POZ domain-containing adapter for CUL3-mediated RhoA degradation protein 2 gives MSGDTCLTTLCATPGAKPKSCSFRAGSGLGDKYVRLNVGGALYYTTVQVLTRHDTMLKAMFSGRMEVLSDKEGWILIDRCGKHFGTILNYLRDNKAALPKNRQEIKELMAEAKYYLIQGLVDLCQAALQDKKDAYKPICNIPVITSPKEEERLIEAAMKPVVKLLYNRSNNKYSYTSNSDDNLLKNIELFDKLSLRFNGRVLFIKDVIGDEICCWSFYGQGRKLAEVCCTSIVYATEKKQTKVEFPEARIYEETLNVLLYETPRVPDNSLLEATSRSRSQANQSEDDDGFELRDRVRRIHVKRYSTYDDRQIGH, from the exons ATGTCCGGCGACACTTGCCTAACCACCCTGTGCGCCACCCCGGGAGCCAAGCCCAAGAGCTGCAGCTTCCGGGCAGGCAGCGGGCTTGGCGACAAGTATGTGCGGCTCAATGTGGGCGGGGCCTTGTACTATACCACGGTACAGGTGCTGACGCGGCACGACACCATGCTGAAGGCCATGTTCAGCGGCAGGATGGAGGTGCTGTCAGACAAGGAAG GCTGGATTCTCATTGATCGCTGTGGCAAACACTTTGGGACCATTTTGAATTACCTCCGCGACAACAAGGCTGCCCTGCCGAAGAACCGGCAAGAGATCAAAGAGCTGATGGCCGAAGCCAAATACTACCTCATCCAGGGTCTGGTAGACTTATGTCAGGCTGCCCTGCAG GACAAGAAGGATGCTTACAAGCCCATCTGTAACATCCCTGTCATcacctcccccaaagaagaggaGAGGCTCATAGAAGCTGCCATGAAA CCCGTGGTGAAGCTCCTTTACAACAGGAGCAACAACAAATACTCCTACACAAG TAACTCCGATGACAACTTGTTGAAGAACATAGAACTGTTCGACAAGCTGTCCCTCCGCTTCAATGGGAGGGTCCTCTTCATCAAGGACGTGATCGGAGACGAGATCTGCTGCTGGTCGTTCTATGGGCAGGGGCGGAAATTGGCCGAAGTCTGCTGCACGTCCATCGTTTATGCTACGGAGAAGAAGCAAACCAAG GTTGAATTCCCAGAGGCCCGCATTTACGAAGAGACGCTGAACGTCCTGCTGTACGAAACCCCCCGTGTGCCTGACAACTCCCTGCTGGAGGCCACGAGCCGCAGCCGCAGCCAGGCCAATCAGAGCGAAGACGACGACGGTTTTGAGCTGCGCGACAGGGTGCGGCGCATCCATGTGAAGCGGTACAGCACTTACGATGACCGGCAGATTGGCCACTAA